The Candidatus Hydrogenedentota bacterium sequence TAACGCCAGTCCTTGCCGATACACTTCTCGGCCGCCGGGCGTCCTCGTCTACTTCCTAAGCGTAAGGTTTGTAGCGCCCGGTCTCTGTGCCGGGCGTCTTCGTCTTTCACTGCCTTCTACGCGGTCGCCAATTCTGCCTTGATCCAATCGTAGCCCTTCTCTTCAAGTTCGAGGGCCAGTTCCTTCCCGCCCGACTTCACGATGCGCCCACTAACAAGCACATGCACAAAATCCGGCACGATATAATCCAGCAACCGCTGGTAATGCGTCACAAGCAACATCGCCCGGTTCGGATTCCGCAACCGGTTCACGCCGTCCGCGACTATCCGCAATGCGTCGATGTCGAGTCCCGAATCGCTCTCGTCGAGAATCGCCAACTTCGGCTCCAAGACTGCCATCTGCAGAATCTCGTTTCGCTTCTTCTCGCCGCCGGAGAAACCTTCGTTGACCGGACGATCCGCGAACTTTGGATCGATCTGCACGAGCTCCATCTTCTCCTTCAGGATCTCGCGAAACTCCATCGCGTCGAGTTCGTCCAACCCGTGGCTCTTGCGGATCTCGTTCAGGCCAGCCTGCAGGAAGTACGCGTTGCTGATTCCCGGAATCTCCACCGGATACTGAAACGCGAGAAACATCCCCAGGCGCGCGCGCTCTTCCGCGGGCAATTCCAACAAGTCCTGCCCAAGAAACGTTACGCTGCCTTCCGTGATCTCGTAGTCCTC is a genomic window containing:
- the sufC gene encoding Fe-S cluster assembly ATPase SufC; its protein translation is MLEITNLHATVEGVEILKGINLKLNAGEVHAIMGPNGSGKSTLAGVLAGSEDYEITEGSVTFLGQDLLELPAEERARLGMFLAFQYPVEIPGISNAYFLQAGLNEIRKSHGLDELDAMEFREILKEKMELVQIDPKFADRPVNEGFSGGEKKRNEILQMAVLEPKLAILDESDSGLDIDALRIVADGVNRLRNPNRAMLLVTHYQRLLDYIVPDFVHVLVSGRIVKSGGKELALELEEKGYDWIKAELATA